From Diaminobutyricibacter sp. McL0608, one genomic window encodes:
- a CDS encoding ABC transporter substrate-binding protein, producing the protein MKKQLVAAVAVAAFAAIGMTGCSSSSGSDGGKVSITYSNFISNGGNEKNLTTIVDAFEKANSNITVKVTTSDYANYFTKLQTDLAAGTQADVFDVDTGSYANLQADGVLAPLSGVDGSKYRTSLLDTYKTDGKQYGLPTSFSNVVLFYNKALFDKAGVSYPTDSWTWTDEEAAAKKLTDKAAGVWGDFQPITYNEFSKVIQQTGGSFLTKDGKKAAFNDAAGERAATWLAGKSGVTMPTAAAGANTPDFDSGLFKVGKLAMWHTGIWMFSSLGTLPFGWDVVVEPGDTQKASATFSNAVVVSNDSKQKEAAQKFADYLASSKTTVDVRLKSGWELPTVADDSLLQPYLTAGAPANRQAVFDSLKKVAVAPNLGPNSQKIQDTITNALGEVAAGRQSASDALKASSSQVDGLLK; encoded by the coding sequence ATGAAGAAACAGCTCGTTGCGGCCGTTGCGGTCGCGGCATTCGCAGCAATCGGGATGACCGGCTGCAGCTCGTCAAGCGGTTCGGACGGCGGCAAGGTCAGCATCACGTACTCGAACTTCATCTCGAACGGGGGCAATGAGAAGAACCTGACGACGATCGTGGATGCGTTCGAGAAGGCGAACTCGAACATCACCGTCAAGGTCACCACCAGCGACTACGCGAACTACTTCACGAAGCTGCAGACCGACTTGGCTGCGGGCACCCAGGCCGACGTCTTCGACGTCGACACCGGCAGCTACGCGAACCTGCAGGCGGATGGGGTGCTCGCGCCGCTCTCGGGCGTCGACGGATCGAAGTATCGCACCTCCTTGCTCGACACCTACAAGACCGATGGCAAGCAGTACGGCCTGCCGACCTCGTTCTCGAACGTCGTGCTCTTCTACAACAAGGCTCTGTTCGACAAGGCCGGCGTCTCGTACCCGACCGATTCGTGGACGTGGACCGACGAGGAAGCCGCGGCGAAGAAGCTCACCGACAAGGCTGCAGGCGTCTGGGGTGATTTCCAGCCGATCACGTACAACGAATTCTCGAAGGTGATCCAGCAGACCGGCGGTTCCTTCCTCACGAAGGACGGTAAGAAGGCGGCCTTCAACGATGCTGCCGGCGAGCGGGCTGCGACCTGGCTGGCAGGCAAGAGCGGCGTCACCATGCCGACCGCGGCTGCGGGTGCGAACACTCCGGACTTCGACTCCGGTCTGTTCAAGGTGGGCAAGCTGGCGATGTGGCACACCGGTATCTGGATGTTCAGCTCGCTCGGCACGCTGCCCTTCGGCTGGGATGTCGTAGTCGAGCCCGGTGACACCCAGAAGGCGAGCGCCACGTTCTCGAACGCGGTGGTCGTGTCGAACGACTCGAAGCAGAAGGAAGCCGCGCAGAAGTTCGCCGACTACCTGGCCAGCTCGAAGACGACGGTCGACGTGCGCCTCAAGTCGGGCTGGGAGCTTCCGACGGTCGCTGACGATTCCCTGCTTCAGCCGTACCTGACTGCGGGGGCTCCGGCAAACCGCCAGGCAGTGTTCGACTCGTTGAAGAAGGTCGCCGTCGCGCCGAACCTCGGCCCGAACTCGCAGAAGATCCAGGACACCATCACCAACGCGCTCGGCGAGGTCGCGGCCGGTCGTCAGTCGGCATCGGATGCGCTGAAAGCGTCATCGTCGCAGGTCGACGGACTGCTGAAGTAA
- a CDS encoding glycoside hydrolase family 15 protein, producing MPSLSIPRPIDLSVLAPDIETLVRSSHHLIVELQTPEGAYPASPTFSAYEGYCWFRDGAFIADAVSAYGDEASATAFFDWCSRVIVGRQDQIRWIVAETRAGRPPTGDRMLPARFTFAGGDGVDDWWDFQLDGYGTWLWALTAHVERFGLDPDRWSLAVQLTVDYLLSSWSRPCYDWWEEHSESVHVSTLACVAAGLSAVRSGGLVDAERVEALERCVGEIRELITERGVRDGHLVKWLDDDAMDGSLAAAVAPLGVVGESSALAIGTLDAIERRLTVDGGVHRYLGDTFFGGGQWPLLSCFLGLAQLSAGRPERARELLEWAASTANAELEVPEQVDHHLISPGMKQEWLERWGPVATPLLWSHAMIIRLAVQLATDGHPSDLARPEGTTR from the coding sequence ATGCCCTCCCTGTCCATTCCCCGGCCGATCGACCTTTCGGTCCTCGCGCCAGACATCGAGACTCTCGTCCGTTCGAGTCACCACCTGATCGTGGAACTGCAGACCCCGGAAGGCGCATATCCGGCCAGCCCGACATTCTCGGCCTACGAGGGGTATTGCTGGTTTCGTGATGGAGCCTTCATTGCCGACGCCGTATCGGCCTACGGCGACGAAGCGTCGGCGACAGCGTTCTTCGACTGGTGTTCACGAGTGATCGTCGGGCGTCAGGACCAGATTAGGTGGATCGTCGCGGAGACGCGTGCGGGCCGGCCGCCGACGGGTGATCGGATGCTCCCGGCACGGTTCACGTTCGCCGGCGGCGACGGGGTGGACGACTGGTGGGACTTCCAGCTCGACGGGTACGGAACCTGGCTGTGGGCGCTCACTGCTCATGTCGAGCGATTCGGCCTGGATCCGGATCGGTGGAGCCTGGCGGTTCAGCTCACGGTCGACTACCTGCTCTCGTCCTGGTCCCGACCGTGTTACGACTGGTGGGAGGAGCACAGCGAGTCCGTGCACGTGTCGACGCTGGCGTGCGTGGCGGCAGGTCTCTCGGCAGTCAGGTCAGGAGGACTCGTCGACGCCGAACGTGTCGAGGCGCTCGAACGATGCGTCGGCGAGATCCGTGAGCTCATCACCGAGCGCGGCGTCCGCGACGGTCACCTGGTCAAATGGCTCGACGACGATGCCATGGACGGAAGCCTCGCCGCCGCCGTAGCGCCGCTCGGTGTGGTCGGTGAATCCAGCGCACTCGCGATCGGAACGCTCGACGCGATCGAACGCCGTCTCACGGTCGACGGAGGTGTGCATCGCTACCTGGGCGATACATTCTTCGGCGGCGGGCAGTGGCCGCTGCTCAGTTGTTTCCTCGGGCTGGCCCAGCTGTCGGCCGGACGACCTGAGCGCGCCCGCGAACTCCTGGAGTGGGCGGCGTCGACGGCGAACGCCGAGCTCGAAGTCCCCGAGCAGGTCGACCACCACCTCATTTCTCCGGGAATGAAACAGGAATGGCTGGAGCGCTGGGGCCCCGTTGCGACGCCCCTTCTGTGGAGCCACGCGATGATCATTCGTCTCGCCGTGCAGCTCGCCACCGACGGCCACCCATCAGACCTCGCACGACCGGAAGGAACCACCCGATGA
- a CDS encoding TIM-barrel domain-containing protein has translation MIRHRPLGSGHPYSIDTEQRSPVVPEVGDRVTLGVRTSGPVEAVTCELIWLGDDGASSSDVLELRPVAHSSRGKTIDGGHLASAQARLARASGGWQTTIDEAAAGGRYRYRFTGTRTDGRQERTRWFEFRAASWRPADTAVTHHGSSRIVPGSVSVLDDGERSVRIRFSMPLGANEHITGLGERFDALDHRGSSVDSVVFEQYKNQGAERKTYLPMPFAHVVGGDGWGFHIQTSRRCWFDFGRSEAGTILVEAELDAPSDVEAVPDGLLVVRFFEGDPTAVLRGFLENAGSARELPSWVFRLWASGNEWNTQAEVMRQMDLHRDHGVPVGSVVIEAWSDESTFTAFRDARYGVTADGSPHRLGDFDFPADGAWPDPKGMVDELHDRDVRVHLWQIPLIKMRPHPADQTQADAAAAIRDDVLIRELAPDGTLRPYRNRGWWFPLGLMPDLTDERAARWWTDKRRYLVEEIGIDGFKTDGGEHAWGSDLVYLDGRMGDEKNNTFPVAYAKAYGDLLESAGKAPVTFSRAGFTGSQSHGAFWAGDENSTWQAFRWSMLAGLSAAASGIVYWGWDLAGFSGDVPDAELYLRAAAASAFVPIMQYHSEFNHHRTPSRDRTPWNIAERSGDPAVLDVFREYAELRERLIPYLVEQAAVTIATARPLMRPLYFDDPGLEGVWDAQPQWMLGDDLLIAPVLEAGATSWPVLLPDGSWENAWTGELVEGPGTVDVEAPVDRIPVFIRAGAAERLLAVFGR, from the coding sequence ATGATCCGCCACCGCCCGCTCGGCTCCGGCCATCCGTACTCGATCGACACCGAACAGCGTTCCCCGGTCGTGCCAGAGGTAGGCGACCGGGTCACACTCGGCGTCCGCACGAGCGGCCCCGTCGAGGCGGTGACCTGCGAGCTGATCTGGTTGGGCGACGACGGCGCGTCGAGCTCGGATGTGCTGGAGCTACGGCCGGTCGCTCACTCGTCACGCGGCAAGACGATCGACGGAGGACACCTCGCGTCGGCTCAGGCGCGCCTGGCGAGGGCATCGGGAGGCTGGCAGACGACGATCGACGAGGCCGCGGCGGGCGGGCGCTATCGCTACCGCTTCACCGGCACGAGGACCGACGGTCGCCAGGAACGTACGCGCTGGTTCGAGTTCCGGGCCGCAAGCTGGCGCCCGGCGGACACCGCGGTCACGCACCACGGATCCTCGCGAATCGTGCCGGGCTCTGTCTCGGTCCTGGATGACGGCGAGCGCTCGGTGCGCATCCGGTTCTCCATGCCGCTCGGAGCGAACGAGCACATCACCGGACTCGGCGAGCGATTCGATGCCCTCGATCATCGTGGGTCGAGCGTCGACTCCGTCGTGTTCGAGCAGTACAAGAACCAGGGCGCAGAACGCAAGACCTACCTGCCCATGCCGTTCGCGCACGTGGTCGGCGGCGACGGCTGGGGATTCCACATCCAGACCTCGCGCCGGTGCTGGTTCGACTTCGGGAGGTCCGAGGCCGGGACGATCCTCGTCGAGGCCGAACTGGATGCGCCTTCCGACGTCGAAGCGGTACCCGACGGACTTCTCGTGGTGCGATTCTTCGAAGGGGACCCGACGGCCGTCCTCCGCGGCTTCCTTGAGAATGCGGGTTCGGCGCGTGAGCTTCCGTCCTGGGTGTTCCGACTCTGGGCCAGCGGCAACGAATGGAACACCCAGGCCGAGGTGATGCGGCAGATGGATCTTCATCGCGACCACGGCGTCCCGGTCGGATCCGTAGTGATCGAGGCGTGGAGCGACGAGAGCACGTTCACCGCGTTCCGCGACGCCCGCTATGGCGTGACGGCGGACGGTTCCCCACATCGCCTCGGCGATTTCGACTTCCCCGCGGACGGAGCGTGGCCCGACCCCAAGGGGATGGTCGACGAACTCCACGACCGTGACGTCAGAGTGCACCTCTGGCAGATTCCGCTGATCAAGATGCGGCCTCACCCCGCCGACCAGACGCAGGCGGATGCCGCAGCGGCGATCCGCGATGACGTCCTGATCCGTGAGCTCGCGCCGGACGGCACACTCAGGCCGTACCGGAACCGCGGCTGGTGGTTCCCCCTCGGTCTCATGCCAGATCTCACTGATGAGCGCGCTGCTCGATGGTGGACGGACAAACGGCGCTACCTCGTCGAGGAGATCGGGATCGACGGTTTCAAGACCGACGGTGGCGAGCACGCCTGGGGGAGTGACCTGGTGTACCTCGACGGACGGATGGGTGATGAGAAGAACAACACGTTCCCGGTCGCGTATGCGAAAGCGTACGGTGACCTCCTCGAATCCGCCGGAAAGGCGCCGGTGACGTTCAGCCGAGCCGGCTTCACCGGTTCGCAGAGCCACGGCGCGTTCTGGGCAGGCGACGAGAACTCGACCTGGCAGGCGTTTCGCTGGTCGATGCTCGCGGGGCTGTCAGCAGCGGCAAGCGGGATCGTCTACTGGGGCTGGGACCTCGCCGGTTTCTCGGGCGATGTTCCGGATGCGGAGCTCTACCTTCGCGCCGCGGCCGCATCGGCTTTCGTGCCGATCATGCAATATCACTCGGAGTTCAACCATCACCGGACTCCGTCTCGCGACCGTACGCCCTGGAATATTGCAGAGCGCAGCGGCGACCCGGCCGTACTCGACGTGTTCCGCGAGTACGCCGAACTCCGTGAGCGGCTCATCCCGTATCTCGTGGAACAGGCCGCAGTGACGATCGCCACTGCGCGCCCGCTGATGCGACCGCTGTATTTCGATGACCCTGGACTCGAAGGCGTGTGGGATGCGCAGCCCCAGTGGATGCTCGGCGACGACCTGCTCATCGCCCCCGTCCTCGAGGCCGGCGCAACATCCTGGCCGGTGCTCCTTCCGGATGGGTCATGGGAAAACGCGTGGACCGGCGAGCTCGTCGAGGGCCCGGGCACCGTCGACGTGGAGGCGCCGGTCGACCGGATCCCCGTCTTCATCCGCGCCGGCGCCGCCGAACGGCTGCTCGCCGTCTTCGGCCGCTGA
- a CDS encoding iron chaperone has translation MARGIEAATVDEYLEKMPEPFGAALRLVRERLVAAIPDVDQVISYRVPIFKYRGKGLVGLSAASKECSLLLMSPPAAKALAGSLDEGSLSGATLHFDPARPLSESTIRRIVDLRIAEVDAALAAR, from the coding sequence ATGGCACGCGGAATCGAAGCGGCAACTGTCGACGAGTACCTCGAGAAGATGCCCGAGCCGTTCGGCGCGGCACTCCGGCTCGTGCGCGAGCGGCTCGTGGCGGCGATCCCCGATGTCGACCAGGTGATCAGCTACCGCGTGCCCATCTTCAAGTACCGCGGCAAAGGACTCGTCGGGCTGAGTGCCGCTTCCAAGGAATGCAGCCTGCTGCTCATGAGTCCCCCCGCCGCGAAAGCGCTCGCAGGGTCGCTCGACGAGGGCTCACTGAGTGGCGCGACACTCCATTTCGATCCCGCGCGTCCGTTGTCCGAGTCGACCATCCGCCGGATCGTCGACCTGCGCATCGCCGAGGTCGACGCCGCCCTCGCCGCCCGCTGA
- a CDS encoding DHA2 family efflux MFS transporter permease subunit, which translates to MIDDAPAAPHDHTARNNRVIWLLLAATFVVILNETIMSVAIRKLMVDLQITAIAAQWLSTAFMLTMAVVIPITGFLLQRFNTRPIFIAAMSLFSLGTLTAALAPGFGILLVARVIQASGTAIMLPLLMTTLMTLVPAAKRGRTMGNVSIVISVAPAIGPTIAGIILNSLSWRWIFIIVLPIALVMLLIGIRRVENVSEPEKVPIDVFSVILSAFGFGGLIYGLTQIGQVGPVPGEIAGVNVPMWVSLGVGVIALASFIARQLLLQRKDRALLDLRTFRFPIFTVAIVLMAISTASLFGTIIVLPIYLQEVLHLEPLATGLLLLPGGLIMGLLAPFVGRMYDRFGPTVLVVPGSILVSAVMWTLTMVTEDTSPYLLLAAHVVLSIGLALMFTPLFTAGLGAVTPHLYSHASALVGTIQQVAGAAGTALFVAIMSAQTAALVAGGASADAAAAGGVRMAFLAGAIISVFGVVGSFFIRKPADVPVDLAFAH; encoded by the coding sequence GTGATCGACGACGCACCGGCTGCCCCACACGATCACACCGCGCGCAACAACCGGGTGATCTGGCTGCTGCTCGCCGCGACCTTCGTCGTCATCCTCAACGAGACGATCATGAGCGTGGCGATCCGCAAGCTGATGGTCGACCTGCAGATCACCGCGATCGCGGCCCAGTGGCTGTCGACGGCGTTCATGCTCACGATGGCCGTCGTGATCCCCATCACCGGCTTCCTGTTGCAGCGGTTCAACACACGGCCGATCTTCATCGCCGCGATGTCCCTGTTCTCGCTCGGCACGCTGACCGCCGCACTCGCGCCGGGCTTCGGGATCCTCCTTGTCGCTCGCGTGATCCAGGCGTCAGGCACGGCGATCATGCTGCCGCTGCTCATGACGACCCTGATGACGCTGGTTCCGGCGGCGAAGCGCGGGCGAACGATGGGCAACGTGTCGATCGTCATCTCCGTCGCTCCCGCGATCGGTCCGACGATCGCCGGTATCATCCTCAACTCGCTGTCGTGGCGCTGGATCTTCATCATCGTGCTCCCGATCGCGCTCGTCATGCTGCTGATCGGCATCCGCCGTGTCGAGAACGTGAGCGAGCCAGAGAAAGTGCCGATCGACGTCTTCTCGGTCATCCTGTCGGCGTTCGGTTTCGGCGGGCTCATCTACGGCCTCACGCAGATCGGGCAGGTCGGTCCGGTGCCCGGCGAGATCGCCGGCGTGAATGTTCCGATGTGGGTGTCGCTCGGCGTCGGAGTCATCGCGCTCGCGTCGTTCATCGCCCGACAGCTCCTGCTCCAGCGCAAAGATCGAGCACTCCTCGACCTGCGCACGTTCCGGTTCCCGATCTTCACCGTCGCGATCGTTCTGATGGCGATCAGCACGGCGTCGCTCTTCGGCACCATCATCGTGCTGCCGATCTACCTGCAGGAGGTCCTTCACCTCGAACCACTCGCGACGGGACTGCTCCTCCTTCCGGGTGGCCTGATCATGGGCTTGCTCGCTCCGTTCGTCGGCCGCATGTACGACCGGTTCGGGCCGACGGTGCTCGTCGTTCCCGGTTCGATCCTGGTGAGCGCCGTGATGTGGACGCTCACGATGGTGACGGAGGACACGTCGCCGTACCTGCTGCTCGCGGCCCATGTCGTGCTCAGCATCGGCCTCGCCCTGATGTTCACGCCGCTGTTCACCGCCGGGCTCGGTGCGGTCACGCCGCACCTGTACTCACACGCCAGCGCTCTCGTCGGAACGATCCAGCAGGTCGCGGGAGCCGCAGGAACGGCGCTCTTCGTCGCGATCATGTCGGCGCAGACGGCCGCCCTGGTCGCCGGTGGCGCTTCGGCCGACGCTGCAGCTGCGGGCGGTGTGCGCATGGCATTCCTCGCCGGCGCGATCATCTCGGTATTCGGCGTGGTGGGTTCGTTCTTCATCCGCAAGCCGGCCGACGTGCCTGTGGATCTCGCGTTCGCGCACTGA
- a CDS encoding cysteine desulfurase family protein — MIYLDAAATSAVRREVLEAMWPYLTGDFGNPSSHHTVGESAARALADARATVAEWLGCRPSDVVFTSGGTEADNLAVKGIALATPRGRHIVTTPIEHEAVLESVDYLRRLHGFEVTFVDVDGTGLVDPSDFAAALREDTTLATVMLANNEIGTVQPVAELAAIAHERRIPFHTDAVQAAGWLDLGSAALGVDALSISGHKLGAPKGIGALFVRGRIPVEPVIHGGGQERGRRSGTENVAGAVGLAAAIRLGEDGRHSRAETTAAARDAFVTAVLARVPQAALTGHPVRRLPASASFVFPGTSGESVLLELERRGIVSSSGSACAAGSGEASHVLLALRFEEEIAQTAVRFSWGPEVGAPELAAVADAVGEAVETVAAITQ; from the coding sequence GTGATCTACCTGGATGCGGCGGCGACGAGCGCGGTCCGGCGCGAAGTCCTCGAGGCCATGTGGCCGTATCTGACGGGTGACTTCGGCAATCCGTCGAGCCACCACACGGTCGGCGAATCTGCGGCACGCGCACTGGCGGATGCGCGCGCGACCGTCGCAGAGTGGCTCGGCTGTCGCCCTTCGGATGTCGTCTTCACGTCGGGCGGCACCGAGGCGGACAACCTCGCCGTGAAAGGGATCGCACTCGCCACACCGCGCGGCCGGCACATCGTCACGACCCCGATCGAGCACGAGGCCGTGCTCGAATCCGTGGACTATCTGAGGCGCCTCCACGGTTTCGAGGTGACCTTCGTCGACGTGGACGGGACCGGACTCGTCGATCCCTCGGACTTCGCCGCGGCGCTGCGTGAAGACACGACGCTCGCGACGGTCATGCTCGCGAACAACGAGATCGGAACGGTGCAGCCGGTGGCCGAACTCGCCGCGATCGCGCACGAGCGCCGAATCCCTTTCCACACGGATGCGGTCCAGGCTGCGGGCTGGCTCGATCTCGGCAGCGCGGCCCTCGGCGTCGACGCGCTCAGCATTTCAGGACACAAGCTGGGCGCGCCGAAAGGGATCGGTGCTCTGTTCGTGCGTGGGCGCATCCCGGTCGAGCCGGTCATCCACGGCGGAGGCCAGGAACGCGGTCGGCGATCCGGCACTGAGAACGTGGCGGGCGCGGTCGGACTGGCGGCGGCCATCCGCTTGGGTGAGGACGGTCGGCACTCGAGGGCCGAGACTACCGCTGCGGCACGGGATGCGTTCGTGACCGCGGTGCTCGCCCGGGTGCCGCAGGCGGCGCTGACCGGGCATCCAGTCCGCCGTCTTCCCGCGTCGGCGTCGTTCGTCTTCCCCGGCACCAGCGGCGAGAGCGTTCTGCTCGAACTGGAACGGCGCGGGATCGTCAGCTCGAGCGGCTCCGCATGCGCTGCAGGCAGTGGTGAGGCGTCTCACGTGCTTCTCGCGCTCAGGTTCGAGGAGGAGATCGCGCAGACAGCAGTGAGGTTCTCCTGGGGTCCGGAGGTCGGCGCACCCGAGCTCGCTGCGGTGGCGGATGCGGTGGGCGAGGCCGTCGAGACGGTCGCCGCGATTACGCAGTGA
- the nadC gene encoding carboxylating nicotinate-nucleotide diphosphorylase produces MLTPQIIDTVVRAALLEDAPWGDLTSELLIPETAYATARLIAREPGVFSGGAVFTAAMTATDETIRTELRVRDGERFEAGDVLAVVAGPARSVLQAERVGLNLVQRMSGIATLTAQYVGLVSHTGARIVDTRKTTPGLRAFERHAVRSGGGHNHRFSLSDAVMAKDNHLAVLTAQSGLSVTDALLAVRAQLSHTTHLEVEVDRIDQIEPVLAARVDTIMLDNFTVDQLREGVALVAGRAIVEASGNVNLTTVRSIAETGVDVISVGALTHSVRSLDLGLDVDVDGTRADAGAVAP; encoded by the coding sequence GTGCTGACTCCCCAGATCATCGACACCGTGGTGAGGGCGGCCCTGCTGGAGGACGCCCCGTGGGGCGATCTCACGTCGGAGTTGCTCATTCCCGAAACGGCATATGCCACTGCGCGCCTGATCGCGCGTGAGCCAGGGGTGTTCAGCGGCGGGGCCGTGTTCACTGCGGCGATGACGGCGACCGACGAGACCATCCGCACCGAACTGCGCGTCCGTGACGGCGAACGGTTCGAAGCCGGAGACGTGCTCGCGGTCGTTGCGGGGCCGGCCCGGTCGGTCCTCCAGGCGGAGCGCGTCGGGCTCAATCTGGTGCAACGGATGAGCGGAATAGCGACCTTGACGGCGCAATACGTGGGCCTGGTGTCGCACACCGGTGCGCGCATCGTCGACACCCGCAAGACGACCCCGGGCCTGCGTGCCTTCGAGCGTCACGCCGTGCGCTCCGGCGGCGGTCACAACCACCGGTTCTCGCTGTCCGACGCCGTGATGGCCAAGGACAATCACCTGGCCGTGCTCACGGCACAGAGCGGACTCAGCGTGACCGATGCCCTGCTCGCGGTGCGTGCGCAGCTCTCCCACACGACCCACCTCGAAGTCGAAGTCGACCGCATCGACCAGATCGAGCCAGTTCTCGCCGCCCGGGTCGACACGATCATGCTCGACAACTTCACCGTCGACCAACTGCGGGAAGGCGTGGCGCTCGTCGCCGGTCGCGCGATCGTCGAGGCGAGTGGCAACGTCAACCTCACGACGGTTCGTTCGATCGCGGAGACCGGCGTCGACGTGATCTCTGTGGGGGCGCTCACGCACAGCGTGCGGTCGCTCGACCTCGGACTGGATGTCGACGTCGACGGGACGCGTGCGGATGCGGGTGCGGTGGCCCCGTGA
- the nadB gene encoding L-aspartate oxidase, translated as MSRVIVVGSGVAGLIAALEASRFHEVTVVTKAELAESNTAYAQGGIAAVVFPDDTVAEHVADTLAAGAGLGNAEAVEVLCSEAPARIRDLLDLGVRFDTDGESLARGLEAAHSHARVLHAGGDATGAEIERALVRAVRASATRVLEHTFLTDIVIDDDGRAAGVEVLLEDGIALTIEADAVVLASGGAGQLFRHTTNPAVTTGDGVAAAWRAGADLADLEFYQFHPTALAIGGSFLVSEAVRGEGAVLRNAGGERFMLDVHPAGELAPRDVVARGIAVEMAAQDGTPVLLDATGLGAEFLARRFPTIDAACRRAGFNWSRVPIPVTPAAHYWMGGVATDTRGRSTLPGLYAVGEVACTGAHGANRLASNSLLESIVFAHRAAQDLADGVPAEWEWRGERMRRSVAASRPERFAESATTVVDRARMQSLMWAAAGVHRSREGLENALRTLDGWRGSDSADPTRREREDANLLQLARILVASALEREESRGAHFRSDFPAPSDAFAVQLVHAREVTVPC; from the coding sequence ATGTCCCGCGTGATCGTGGTCGGCAGCGGTGTGGCCGGGTTGATCGCTGCCCTCGAGGCGAGCCGGTTCCACGAGGTGACGGTCGTCACGAAGGCGGAACTCGCCGAGAGCAATACGGCGTACGCGCAGGGCGGGATCGCGGCCGTCGTCTTCCCCGACGACACGGTTGCCGAGCACGTCGCGGACACCCTCGCGGCGGGCGCCGGTCTCGGAAACGCCGAAGCAGTCGAGGTGCTGTGCAGCGAGGCGCCCGCGCGCATCCGCGACCTGCTCGACCTCGGAGTGCGGTTCGACACCGACGGGGAGTCGCTCGCACGCGGCCTGGAGGCGGCCCATTCGCACGCCAGGGTGCTTCACGCGGGCGGAGACGCGACCGGTGCCGAGATCGAGCGTGCTCTCGTTCGCGCCGTGCGGGCATCCGCGACCCGGGTGCTGGAACACACGTTCCTGACCGACATCGTCATCGACGACGACGGCCGGGCGGCCGGCGTCGAGGTGCTGCTCGAGGACGGGATCGCACTCACCATCGAGGCGGATGCCGTGGTGCTCGCCAGCGGTGGAGCGGGACAGCTCTTCCGGCACACCACCAATCCGGCGGTGACGACCGGCGACGGCGTTGCGGCGGCCTGGCGTGCGGGAGCGGACCTGGCGGACCTCGAGTTCTACCAGTTCCACCCCACCGCACTCGCGATCGGAGGATCATTCCTCGTGTCGGAGGCGGTGCGCGGTGAGGGCGCCGTCCTGCGGAATGCGGGAGGCGAGCGGTTCATGCTCGACGTGCATCCTGCCGGCGAACTCGCGCCGCGCGATGTCGTCGCCCGCGGCATCGCCGTGGAGATGGCCGCGCAGGACGGCACGCCCGTGCTCCTGGACGCGACCGGGCTGGGCGCGGAGTTCCTCGCGCGACGGTTCCCGACGATCGACGCCGCGTGCCGGCGCGCAGGATTCAACTGGTCACGGGTGCCGATCCCGGTCACACCCGCCGCCCACTACTGGATGGGCGGGGTGGCGACGGACACGCGCGGACGCTCCACCCTTCCCGGCCTGTACGCCGTCGGCGAGGTCGCGTGCACCGGCGCGCACGGCGCGAACCGGCTGGCGTCGAACTCACTGCTGGAGAGCATCGTGTTCGCGCACCGGGCCGCGCAGGATCTCGCGGACGGGGTGCCCGCGGAGTGGGAGTGGCGCGGCGAGCGGATGCGCCGATCTGTAGCGGCCTCCCGTCCCGAGCGCTTCGCCGAGTCGGCGACCACCGTCGTCGATCGTGCGCGCATGCAGTCGCTGATGTGGGCGGCAGCGGGCGTGCACCGCTCGCGTGAAGGGCTCGAAAACGCGCTTCGCACGCTCGACGGCTGGCGCGGCAGCGATTCTGCCGACCCGACTCGACGTGAACGGGAGGACGCCAACCTGCTGCAACTCGCGCGCATCCTCGTCGCGTCCGCGCTGGAGCGGGAGGAATCGCGGGGCGCCCACTTCCGTTCGGACTTCCCCGCGCCCTCCGACGCCTTCGCTGTGCAACTCGTCCACGCCAGAGAGGTGACCGTCCCGTGCTGA